A stretch of the Orcinus orca chromosome 1, mOrcOrc1.1, whole genome shotgun sequence genome encodes the following:
- the GJA8 gene encoding gap junction alpha-8 protein, whose protein sequence is MGDWSFLGNILEEVNEHSTVIGRVWLTVLFIFRILILGTAAELVWGDEQSDFVCNTQQPGCENVCYDEAFPISHIRLWVLQIIFVSTPSLVYVGHAVHHIRMEEKRKERAAEELCQQSPGNGGGERSPVPADQGSIKKGSSSSKGTKFRLEGTVLRTYVCHIIFKTLFEVGFIVGHYFLYGFRILPLYRCSRWPCPNVVDCFVSRPTEKTIFILFMLAMASVSLLLNILEVSYLGLKRIRSAFKKPVEQPLGEIPEKSLHSIAVSSIQKAKGYQLLEEEKIVSHYFPFTEVGMVEASPLSAKPFSQFEEKMGTGPLGDLSRAYQETLPSYAQVGAREGEGEGEGQPAEAGAEPEVEAEPEVGENRQEAERVSTEGQETLAVLDGEKMETPEVGKEVEKQELTPEKVSKQGLPPEKAPSLCPELPGDDTRPLSRLSKASSRARSDDLTV, encoded by the coding sequence ATGGGCGACTGGAGTTTCCTGGGGAACATCCTGGAGGAGGTGAATGAGCACTCCACGGTCATCGGCCGCGTGTGGCTCACGGTGCTTTTCATCTTCCGGATCCTCATCCTTGGCACGGCCGCGGAGCTCGTGTGGGGGGATGAGCAGTCCGACTTCGTGTGCAACACCCAGCAGCCAGGCTGCGAGAATGTCTGCTACGACGAGGCCTTCCCCATCTCCCACATCCGCCTCTGGGTCCTGCAGATCATCTTCGTCTCCACGCCGTCGCTGGTGTACGTGGGGCACGCGGTGCACCACATCCGCATGGAGGAGAAGCGCAAGGAGCGCGCGGCCGAGGAGCTGTGCCAGCAGTCGCCTGGCAACGGCGGCGGCGAGAGGTCGCCCGTCCCAGCGGACCAGGGCAGCATCAAgaagggcagcagcagcagcaaaggcaCCAAGTTCCGGCTGGAGGGGACCGTGCTGAGGACCTACGTCTGCCACATCATCTTCAAGACCCTCTTTGAAGTGGGCTTCATCGTGGGCCACTACTTCCTGTACGGTTTCCGGATCCTGCCTCTCTATCGCTGCAGCAGGTGGCCCTGCCCCAACGTGGTGGACTGCTTTGTGTCACGGCCCACCGAGAAAACCATCTTCATCCTGTTCATGCTGGCCATGGCCTCTGTGTCCCTCCTCCTCAATATTCTGGAGGTGAGTTACCTGGGCCTGAAGAGAATCCGATCGGCCTTCAAGAAGCCAGTGGAGCAGCCCCTGGGGGAGATTCCTGAGAAGTCCCTCCACTCCATTGCTGTCTCCTCCATCCAGAAGGCCAAGGGCTACCAGCTCCTCGAAGAAGAGAAAATCGTGTCCCATTATTTCCCTTTTACTGAGGTTGGGATGGTGGAGGCCAGCCCACTTTCTGCCAAGCCTTTCAGTCAATTCGAGGAGAAGATGGGCACCGGGCCCCTAGGGGACTTGTCCAGGGCCTACCAAGAGACACTGCCTTCCTACGCTCAGGTGGGAgcccgggagggggagggggagggggaggggcagcctgcGGAGGCGGGAGCAGAACCGGAGGTGGAAGCAGAACCAGAGGTGGGAGAGAACaggcaggaggcagagagagTGAGCACGGAAGGCCAGGAGACCCTGGCCGTGCTGGACGGGGAGAAAATGGAGACCCCGGAAGTGGGGAAGGAGGTTGAGAAACAAGAGCTGACGCCTGAGAAGGTATCAAAGCAGGGGCTGCCGCCTGAGAAGGCGCCTTCCCTGTGTCCGGAGCTGCCTGGGGATGACACCAGACCCCTGAGCA